One segment of Labrus mixtus chromosome 10, fLabMix1.1, whole genome shotgun sequence DNA contains the following:
- the syvn1 gene encoding E3 ubiquitin-protein ligase synoviolin, with the protein MVRAALVTATSLALTGAVVAHAYLLKHQFYPTVVYLTKSSPSMAVLYIQAFVLVFLLGKFMRKVFFGQLRAAEMEHLIERSWYAVTETCLAFTVFRDDFSPRFVALFTLLLFLKCFHWLAEDRVDFMERSPNISWIFHMRVLSLMGLLAIMDFLFVTHACQSIITRGASVQLVFGFEYAILLTMVLTTFIKYVLHTVDLQSENPWDNKAVYMLYTELFTGFIKVLLYIAFMTIMIKVHTFPLFAIRPMYLAMRQFKKAVTDAIMSRRAIRNMNTLYPDATPEDLQASDNVCIICREEMVTGAKKLPCNHIFHSSCLRSWFQRQQTCPTCRMDVLRASNNNQTPAQAQAPPPAPAAPANAPAAPPANVAPGMLPGFPPGMFPFWGPFPAVPPPAAEAAAPGTGDASQDSTEATQAAGSSQPPSSSADTTAAPGSAMPGFPFSFPPPPFPTAPWLPMPPPPPFVSSMPPPPPSLSRLSEEELRELEAEGRRGLEARLQCLQNIHTLLDAAMLNIHHYLSTVATLTPPQPEGITGESSRTNHAASSPAADSSKDSPRQEKDSQRSEGEDRDTVSFEPTDSTPVDLDIEGTEEIQEGVAVEDGEPNTAELRRRRLRKLETSSPSSSPPPDN; encoded by the exons ATGGTACGAGCAGCCTTGGTGACAGCCACCAGTCTGGCTTTGACTGGGGCTGTGGTGGCACATGCTTACCTCCTCAAACACCAGTTCTACCCAACTGTGGTCTACCTAACCAAAAGCAGCCCCAGCATGGCG GTGTTGTACATTCAGGCCTTTGTTCTGGTGTTTCTGTTGGGAAAGTTCATGAGGAAAGTATTCTTTGGACAGCTAAGAGCTGCAGAAATGGAG CATCTCATTGAGCGCTCCTGGTACGCAGTGACCGAGACGTGCCTTGCATTCACTGTATTCAGGGACGACTTCTCCCCTCGCTTTGTTGCCCTCTTCaccctcctgctcttcctcaaGTGCTTTCATTGGCTGGCTGAGGACCGGGTGGACTTT ATGGAAAGGAGTCCAAACATATCCTGGATTTTTCACATGAGAGTTTTAT CTCTCATGGGATTGCTGGCGATCATGGATTTCCTGTTTGTCACCCATGCATGTCAGAGCATCATCACTCGGGGAGCCTCAGTCCAGCTGGTTTTTGGATTTGAG TATGCCATCCTGCTGACCATGGTGTTGACGACCTTCATCAAGTACGTGCTGCATACAGTTGACCTGCAGAGTGAAAACCCTTGGGACAATAAGGCCGTCTACATGCTGTACACTGAGCTCTTCACAG gttTCATCAAAGTGCTCCTGTACATCGCCTTTATGACCATCATGATAAAGGTCCATACCTTCCCCCTGTTTGCAATCCGCCCTATGTATCTGGCTATGAG GCAGTTCAAGAAAGCTGTAACAGATGCTATAATGTCTCGAAGAGCCATCCGCAACATGAATACATT ATACCCTGATGCTACTCCTGAAGACCTGCAGGCCTCTGACAACGTCTGTATCATCTGTCGAGAGGAAATGGTCACTGGAGCCAAGAAACTACCTTGTaatcacatttttcactccAG CTGCTTGCGTTCTTGGTTCCAGAGGCAACAGACCTGCCCCACCTGTCGCATGGACGTCCTCCGTGCATCTAATAACAACCAAACTCCAGCCCAGGCccaggccccgccccctgctcctgcagcaccTGCTAATGCTCCTGCAGCCCCACCTGCAAATG TCGCCCCAGGCATGTTACCTGGATTTCCACCTGGCATGTTCCCCTTCTGGGGTCCCTTCCCTGCAgtccctcctcctgctgcagaagctgcagctcctgggACTGGTGATGCTTCACAAGACAGTACAGAGGCTACACAGGCAGCTG gCTCCAGCCAGCCGCCCTCATCGTCTGCAgacaccactgctgctccaggATCGGCGATGCCGGGCTTCCCCTTTTCCTTCCCGCCTCCTCCTTTTCCCACTGCACCATGGTTACCCATGCCACCACCTCCCCCCTTTG TGTCTTCAATGCCGCCGCCTCCCCCGTCTCTATCCCGACTCTCGGAAGAGGAATTGAGGGAGCTGGAGGCAGAAGGCCGACGGGGCCTTGAGGCCAGGCTCCAGTGTCTCCAGAATATTCACACCCTACTGGATGCTGCCATGCTCAACATCCACCACTACCTAAGCACTGTTGCAACGCTCAC TCCTCCTCAGCCTGAAGGTATCACTGGAGAATCCAGCAGGACAAATCATGCCGCTTCATCTCCTGCAGCTGACAGTAGCAAGGACAGCCCTAGACAGGAAAAAGACTCCCAAAGAT cTGAAGGGGAGGACAGAGACACTGTTTCCTTTGAGCCAACAGACTCCACTCCTGTTGATTTGGACATAGAAGGAACAGAAGAGATTCAGGAAGGAGTGGCAGTAGAGGATGGAGAACCCAATACCGCTGAGCTCAGGCGTCGCCGTCTCCGCAAATTAGAGACATCTTCGCCATCATCCTCACCCCCCCCTGACAACTGA